The genome window CTGCTGATTTAGAGTTGCTTGAGAGAACGAGAGGAAGCTGATCGAGATCTAATACTGACTTTCAAAGTGGTAGCGCTGTGTAAAACTCTTTGGGGGTTCCAGACGGAGCTGTCCGGCCCGATGAGCCCGAATCACGGTTACGCACCTCGGCTCAAGTTCAGCGACGAACTGGCGAAGAGCAGCTTGCGAAGAAGATTGGAAAATCTGAAACCCCAAATACATTCATCTTTGGCCATTAAATCACCCAATACTGACCATCAAGCTATTACAAGTAGAAGGTGCGTGCGAACCACGGCACGGTTACCTCAGAGTCCGACAAAAGTTCTACCAAGACCTTAATTTGACGAGGGAAACAACGACGGTTCTAGAATTAGTGGCGTTGGTCATCATTCCCCATGGGAATTGAGTTTGAGGACGAGCAGCAGCTACAGACATGGGCTGCAATGATGCCACAAGAAGAACGGGGATTCATGTAGGGATTGTGCTCTTTGGCAAAAGCCCACTGCACTCTGCTGTCGAAAGTCTAATTCACCGAAAGAAGGGCCCGCGGGACACGACGCCAATGTGCCAAGCCGGAGCCGAGTCAAAGACAAGACCTTTGACGGAAAAGCCAAGTTCGAAAAAGCTGGAGCTCAGGAGCCGAGATCCTTGGGTATAGCAAAACATCCACAAAATCACTCGCACCTTCATTAAGGGGAATTCCTTGGTTGAGCCTCATCAGCCCCGACAATGAGCACTTATGGCTTCAGCCGCTTCATCCAGTCCAGTTGACAGGTGCTTCCGGTTGCAAAATGCGAGGGATCATAGAGGCCTGAGCAGCGTGGATGGCCGATTATCACTAGTAAATCTCGATTATCGGGTATTTGTGCTCGTTTCAATGTCCTCTCCAATTATACGTAACCAGGTACGGCGAGCATGTTATGCTTTTTTCAACTTTACCCGGACACGCCTTATAACCCGATTAAGTGACAGGGTGGTAGTTTGCCTTGTGCCTTACTGGGATCCGCGATGAGGCCTCTGACTGGTCCATTTTGATCTGAAACTTGCCCGCCGGACTCAATAATAGGTACCGTAGAAACTCGAGCACTTCAAACTTGCGTTAGCCCGTGCCAACCCTGCTAGCGCTCTAGCAGAATCGTAATACTGCCCAAAGTGGTCAAATGTGGCCGCCACCCATTTTTGACGTACGCTAACATTTCCGATTGATCTGGCCAATGAGAGCTCGCCGTCGAGGCTGGAGGCAGTTGGGCGGGAGCAGAAAATGGAAAATAATCACTTACCGCCTTCTATATACGGTATAGTCGAACATATAATCGAACATAACTGACCCCCCGAAAACGTTTAGTATGGGAAGCTAGCAGGGTTGGCACGGGCTAACGCAAGTTTGAAGTGCTCGAGTTTCTACGGTAGTAGCTTGTTGGacacctcctcctccacacGTTCGAGCGAGAATGCTGAATGCCACAGGTGGGCGGTATCGCTGTCGCGGCGTTGGGGACTAGCCACATCAGCTGAGAACTCTAAAAAGAGAATCAACCCCTCTTTCTGCACTGATTCATTTGGCCCTGCCGACACGAAGCTCTGGCCCCAATTGGTCCCACAGTAGCGGAACACTCGGACAATTAGGTTCGACAGGACGGAACACCGGGAACTCACTTGAGAGGAGAAAGACTGGGCGAATGGCTCTCTCCCCGTTGTCACTGGTTCCCTAATTGAGAAGTCAGCCCAGTCGATCCTACACCCGCCACACCCTCGGGGGGTCTGGTTCGAACATGTCGGCACCTTCCATAATACAACGGGGCACCCTATATCAGCCTTGCTCATTATAGCTCATTACAGAGGAAACGGAATTGGCCCGACCCAAGACGGAGTACTCCAGTTGTCCGGGGGCGGGGTCTAGACTTACGGGTGCTTGTGGGCACCAGAATGCTTCTTGATGCTTGGCAGATATTCTCGCGAAGAGAGTCCGTGAGAAGAGCTTCATGATGCTTCGTTTGGGAGGCTGGAAATAAACAACCCCGCGAGGACCTGAGCACTTGTCAGTTGAATACAATCTCGATCTCCTCGATCGTCCAAAACGCTGGGTTATCTATTAAATTGCTACCGGCTTCAGTGATGGCTTTTGGCAAAGGCTATCGCCCCGCTGGCTTCCGACGTCTCGCAAACTTACGTCTAACTAACTTTCCATCCGAGCAAGGACTTGACTCGAGACGAAGACCTCCGTCGCGATGCAGTATTAGGGAGATACTCTACTTAAGCTCGGTATACTCGCCAACTTCAGCAGAAGACTAAATGTGTAATGACGATGAACTCGCGTTCTCTGCTTCTTTAGCTCTGTCCTTTCCCTATCTAAGCTCATCATACACACCCGTTCTTGCCTGTTAAAGAGACATTAAGCATCTGCGGTACACAACTTACTTTCTCGTCTTGGACATCCATATATCTCCAAGAACTGCCGGCTAAGACTTCTCTGCTTGGGAAACAACCATTAAGCTTAGTGTGCAGCCTTAATTCAAGAAGACCGGATCTTCATTCTTAAGCTTGTTGCACAAGGCAATGTCGACGCAAGCACCCAGAGAAGGTATCTCCCTTGTTTTTAACCGCAAGAGAAGAAAGGTCCGCAAGTCCTGCAACGCCTGCAGCTCTCAAAAGATTCGTTGCGGTAAACAGCGCCCAAAATGCCAACGCTGCGAGACAAAGGGCCTCGAGTGTGCTTACAGCATGTCAATGCGGACTGGTGAGCGCCCTCGCGTTCTCGCCTCGCCAAGCTCGTTGTCGGATACCCAGGCAACGATATCACTTGTCATGAGAGATGGCCCAGCCCTGGCCATGTCCAATGCCTCGACCGTTTCTCAGATCtcacaacagcagcagcaacaagaaCGCCGTATGTCAGAGCAGCCTTCGGAACACCACACCGACCTCCAGGATGAGATGATGTGGCTGCTGGAAGGCACCTCAGATTCTGACAATCTCTTGGACCAGAGTCTTTGCTTTGACGCCACTGCGGACTTTGGGGTTCCAATGACTCTGAACGACTTGTCTGCTGCTTCGACAAAACACTCATCTGCGGCGATGCCGACTCCTATGACACAGGAATACGACAGAACTTCCTTTTTCGACCAGCCTGTGGATCACAAAATGCAACAGTCCATGGATGCATCAATGAGACGTTCCGGCACAGTCGACTCAGCTCGCAGCAGCTCCAGCACGTACTCAGACGACGGTCTCTCTCGTCACAGCAAGATCCACGACTGCACCATGGAGGTCCTGGAAATTGTCTCCGACTTTCATGTCCTCGCGCAAGGTTGCCTCACTGCCGTCAAGGACCCGACGTGCACGTCCCACCTTGAGCGCCTCCTCGACGACACCCCCCGCGAGATGGGCACCGTCTTATCGCACAACCGGGAGATCCTCCGCAGGCTCAACAATCTCCTCGACTGCCGCTGCTTCATGCGACAAGAAGTGCTTGTTTTGGTGTACCTGGCCGTTTACAAGGCCCTGGGCTGGTACGCGGCGATCCTTGGTGACGACGGTTCGTCCCAAGATATGGACCAATCACAGTTTTCGCTCTTTGGGCGCATAGCCATCACCACCTCGTTCGTCGGAAGTTACTGTCTGGATAATGAGGCGCAGCGACTTGTTGCCGCGCACTTGGTCCTGACGCACGTCCGCGAACACGTCGATCCTCTTATCAAGAGGTTGCGCCACTGGCACCCTTCGGCGGCCAGGCATAACTCGTTGCCGTCTACACCGTCTTGTCCCGATGCAACCACCTGTTCGATATCTTTCCCCGTCACCAAGGGACGCATGTCTAGTGTTATCGACCAACACCACCAGGCACTCCAGGAGGAACTTGAGAGAATAACATTCAAGGCAAACAGTATCAAACGTACATGATTTTCGTATTCAATTTTTTTCCATTTGATTTTCTTAACCTTCATTTGTCTGCAACATCCGGGTGTTGGATAGGACATGGGGTTTTGGGTAATTTTACTACTTTACAGGTACTTTGTATAACTTTCCGGTCCGTCACATTAAAGCGAAACACCAGAAGTGTAGAATTAGGTGTCACATCTTACGTTAGTATCAAACCAGCTTTCAGGCATTAGCAGCATTTACTGGCTTTTAGGCACAGCAGCGAATTAGATATGTGTTGGTATACACGTaggcaggtcagaccttttgggtcgcgactaggtcaataggttagtataggtctattgcgtgtgtataggaggggaagatcgtgggcagagcccgcggtccctcagtgggtataggtaggtggaagggtccgtctgcacgggcccagactgcctacctactacccctacctaactacctaatagggccccttttctaccTCGTAATCTAACATTAGCAGTCTTCTACTTTTATAGTAgaaaaggctagaataggGGCTGGGTCCCCCGCTAGCGAGAACTAGTAGTAGAATCTATAGTTAATCCCCTAATTAGAAGTACCCAAAgccgtatactaaaattttagtatagcttttactataattattcgTATAAAAATTTTAGTATCCCCTCCTTCCGATTACTTCCCAAtcctctaatatatataatctatatacctaaactccTTAGAAATTATCGAatctagcgtagttaaaaaagagctttttattaatctaactacGCCCTAAATACGTGCGTTTCTTTTTAAGCCGAAGCCCGAGAGGCGTATACGTTCGCTAGACGACTTACTAcctataatatactactattttaactatatattacctatccttctatcttaattataataattcctttactAACGAATCGTTCGAGGGACTTGTTCGGTatgctctttataaacccGTCGGCTAGGTTATCGTCGCTACTAATTTAACGGATCTCGCAGAGCTCGCGgcatttatataattacctaagtactataatgtttattataaggcgctTTTCCTTTATAGTACCtagcttaacgaggtatttatataataagtataaatctatatagactataataaggatcttCGGAACGtcgagttatttagtaataaggtctagggtagttaagatagtataggtaatattaacgcttataactattttatagacctctaatactagCACGCTCTAAGTAATCCTTTTGCTCTTCGTAGAGCTATAGtagataatattactattaatcgtAAAGCTCTCGTTAGTCTGTTCTTTATTCgcaaggataataatataacctagttatgaggtataattagcgttatttaCAAATAACCTATCTACGAAAACGAAGAGTTTAGCTATAATTAGAtctaatagtataaatataagccctcggtctaagtattctatttactatttaatacgacggtttagcgtagtatagttaataaacgacggatctacttagtattaagtagtaaacgacgtattaaaagctatttctaattagtaaattaatgcgatataagtacctcgagctcgttacttaacgaattattatttaacgtctaatactaaggggttaacctacttaagcttcttcccttagttcttttatctaagtactatattaataccttttagtaagataatcccgctattaaaaataagcagCTCGTTAGCCGATAGTTATTACTTTAGTTTAGCTAGTAGCTTAGCGCGCTTAAGCTcggttttttctttttaactaaaagtcttatttaacaatctaatagtattattagtctatatattaataatactaaataatccgctttctcttattaagattagtaagtatagatcgaacgtagatattattatctagagtatttttaaataatacttactatatattacttactaataagtactagattttataagactatatagtagctatacGACGTATAGAACAGTGCCCTTAGGGTATAGATAACGGAtccgagctagtaattaagtaaaaacctTACGGTAAAAAggttagcttaattatatatatatttaggtaATATCTCGTAGCTAAACGACGTAGCCTTCCCAGATTAGGGTCGGGGCTAGGGCGAGGATtagatattaactagttctttagattattaataactacgtaaggatctccttcttctcctcattattatacccttatataactaagtaagacTTTTCGATAGGGTTAAGTCCTAGGTTCTTAatcttattaacgaattaagacttaaatatctttatatccctatgtttagggctaagttaaacgaatttaattacccctctctttactagtcctaaaagctctttactaatagattttataaaaagtgctcttagggtagtaataatgcccttattacggagcttagtaactagtttaagatttacctcttttttaaatataaaataaatcgtaattataaaagtattaccgCGGccgcgctatattaatattcttctaATCCTCTTACTCCGTAATAAAGAGTCGTTATTAACTACGACGACGatcttattaaggactttgtttataatagcgctattattagttagttagttaactatagggattagtaagtagtcgaCGTGCTCTATTATCGTAACCGGTAGCTCGGGGTCGACCTCTTCTAAGTACTAGGGTTTGACTATAGTAGCCCAGAAGCTTATTAGGCCGTAAGGTAattctattatataagtagtgctatttattaagacgagcttaaataggcctttctatcccttaccttcttactaaactttaacgtttaactatagtaataaattaatagtataggagatatttagtccgtttcgagtagctagtgcctcgcttatttacttattaatataaagtctacggacttcccttattacttttttaactacctctatACGTTAGGTAATATCTAGCGACGGTAGAGATTCGTTAGAAGTACGTAGAAAAGCTCTAAAGACGAGGAGTAtaagaacgaggctatttaggctaactatatcgttaactactttaattgTGGCCTAAAGTATAACCTCCGCGCTTATCGAtaggtacttattttaaataatattatatacccttttaagtACCGCGTGGTATCTCTTAGCCTTAccgatactattataagcttcgacgggtacttttttaactttaataaatatagatttaGTAAAAGATTTGAACTCTGCGGtactaaagttcttattagtatttataataatttagtctagCGGACCGAGGTAGACGTCGATCTAATATAACCGAAGAGCttcctatatatactttataattatgtCTATAAGGAACTTTGTCGCTTAGAAGGAAGTAATAGTATCGACGACGTAAAGTACTAGTCGGTTAGTGCCCTTATAATCTattaggtatattacgttaattacgactttatagttaaaatcgtaattatcTCGTAGGGTGAATTTAAATCGGCTAggggtagtagcgttaagttagtattattagcaaatctttataagcttcttaagggctacgatctctatatcgttactaaactactagAGTAGCTTTAAGAGACGAGGAACCGAAGGGTAGCTAAAGCGCCGATATAAGCAGCGCAATTCGCCctctattaagtagttagtaatagctttcttattattaaggagtaaaagctaagggtatccctatttataaataataagtactataatatctcccttaactagtaagttattaatattattaaaatatactccTAGCTTATCTATGTCccttaggtagtataagaaaggagtattagttagtaagacgtaaaaagtaatattaccgAATAAGGTACTAACGAccgtagatcttaataactttacgaGTTCGCCGTTACTAAATCGAATACCTACCTCGCTAGCTCTAGAGGTATTGAGAgtaactttaggtcgttattattataatacgaggaattaagggtagcccgtagttaagaattctatagcgttagtattaagtataataccttaAAAGTCCCCTAACgagtacttcttatttaataagaaggaggTCGCTAGTTCCGTAGgcttagttaacttattaataaaagtagtattagtaaggctatgctctattacttaggtagcgaggatatttataaaggttctactattagtaatagtcgtaaagtatattattaagatctagactttatttttataattacttttatagttaaagtcgaggctattaaagtattagattatagtattattatcgtcgtcgttagtaggggcggttcttttataaaaggcaaggaactataaatataagctcggtataaatctcttattttttttcttattatttttatacttcttatatacctAACGTCGCTCttcttctaagtacttagttaattaatagctagtcttataataaacgaaatactttttattagtagtacCGCGGCCGCGTTAATTCCGCTTATTAAATCGGGTCTCTTTActagagctattataagtacggtcGGTCTAGTAAGTAGCGGGGACCTCTTTATCGTAAGTACTATCTTAgagatattattacttattgcGGTCGCGCTCTctctttatagtattaatcgaagtactaagctagtaataaatattagtaaatataagtaccgggttaagtatagtaagtttatattttagtatactacttacgtagtagaggagttagttacttatattaaaaatagatccctAGGTAGCTAGCGCCTTATagaggattataatatagttaattagcgcttataaaatctattaattcgACTTACCTAGGTTCTCGCGAACTATAGAGTACTAGTAGaggttatagagcttagcgaGGTAGTTCTAACGGCTCGTAGGCAGCTCGAAATATTCCTaggtcctttagtatattacgttaaagcTAAGCGGGTTAGAGGTACTACTAAGTTAGTCgaagtaaaaagttaatgCCCTTCCCTTAAGCATATTTAGGAAAGTACCGGAATAgtatcgtttactaattcctacccgttagtatagtactttaaagaTCTAAAGCttcttactaaaaatattatatttcttactactatacttattcttatcgtcgtagagcttagtaaggttaattaattagcgggtattaggtataatatcgtctttagtttttatatcgaagtatagtatttaacggaGTAGATTTCgctattaggtaataataactttattctctagttcttcttttttttttttttaaagaggcAGTAGGTCGGTCGGTcgatagcgaggctaagg of Colletotrichum lupini chromosome 8, complete sequence contains these proteins:
- a CDS encoding zinc finger transcription factor, with the translated sequence MSTQAPREGISLVFNRKRRKVRKSCNACSSQKIRCGKQRPKCQRCETKGLECAYSMSMRTGERPRVLASPSSLSDTQATISLVMRDGPALAMSNASTVSQISQQQQQQERRMSEQPSEHHTDLQDEMMWLLEGTSDSDNLLDQSLCFDATADFGVPMTLNDLSAASTKHSSAAMPTPMTQEYDRTSFFDQPVDHKMQQSMDASMRRSGTVDSARSSSSTYSDDGLSRHSKIHDCTMEVLEIVSDFHVLAQGCLTAVKDPTCTSHLERLLDDTPREMGTVLSHNREILRRLNNLLDCRCFMRQEVLVLVYLAVYKALGWYAAILGDDGSSQDMDQSQFSLFGRIAITTSFVGSYCLDNEAQRLVAAHLVLTHVREHVDPLIKRLRHWHPSAARHNSLPSTPSCPDATTCSISFPVTKGRMSSVIDQHHQALQEELERITFKANSIKRT